From the genome of Triticum aestivum cultivar Chinese Spring chromosome 3B, IWGSC CS RefSeq v2.1, whole genome shotgun sequence, one region includes:
- the LOC123064410 gene encoding putative E3 ubiquitin-protein ligase SINA-like 6 — protein MAAHVYLPVGHLPPWTRLPEEKEEGMRAQQQEKEAEKEGGGGGKRRKVAADVTIDLDILDCPVCYQPLRPPIFQCTVGHTISSSCHNKLPEKCHFCSLPTVYNRCHMVEHLVESIKVACSNCNHGCTARISYYQKEDHEKGCPHAPCFCPETDCGFSGPTAVLLEHFSGKHKWHSPKVTYNKAFRIRIHVGSTVLVGEDGNLFLVNMTMESRGGVISVCSVQPHSTGSSFRCKLTLSCTEPSFSQSMEFLIRSTNLYDGFPKDCFQFLVPKVLLRGAGTSATAMVGVTVTPQ, from the exons ATGGCCGCGCATGTGTATCTTCCTGTCGGTCACCTCCCGCCATGGACCCGCCTGCCGGAAGAAAAGGAGGAAGGGATGCGAGCGCAGCAGCAGGAGAAGGAGGCGGaaaaggagggcggcggcggcggcaagaggAGGAAGGTCGCCGCCGATGTCACCATTGACCTGGACATCCTCGACTGCCCCGTCTGCTACCAGCCCCTGCGCCCTCCCATCTTCCAG TGCACTGTGGGGCATACCATATCCTCATCTTGCCATAACAAGCTCCCAGAGAAGTGCCACTTCTGCTCCCTTCCCACAGTCTACAACCGCTGCCACATGGTAGAACATCTTGTTGAATCCATCAAAGTTGCTTGCTCCAATTGCAATCACGGATGCACTGCAAGGATATCCTACTACCAGAAAGAAGACCATGAGAAAGGTTGTCCACATGCACCATGTTTCTGCCCCGAAACCGACTGCGGCTTCAGCGGACCTACCGCAGTTCTCCTGGAGCATTTTTCAGGCAAGCACAAGTGGCACTCCCCAAAAGTTACCTACAACAAAGCGTTCCGGATCCGCATCCATGTGGGATCAACCGTTCTGGTGGGCGAGGATGGGAACCTCTTCCTGGTCAACATGACAATGGAGTCCCGTGGCGGTGTCATCTCAGTTTGCTCCGTCCAGCCTCACAGTACTGGATCCAGCTTCAGGTGCAAGCTAACATTGTCGTGCACTGAACCGAGCTTTTCTCAGTCTATGGAGTTCTTAATAAGGAGCACAAATCTGTATGATGGGTTTCCCAAAGATTGCTTCCAGTTCCTTGTGCCGAAGGTGTTGCTCCGAGGAGCCGGTACAAGCGCCACCGCGATGGTGGGTGTAACCGTCACGCCACAATAG